From Nerophis lumbriciformis linkage group LG11, RoL_Nlum_v2.1, whole genome shotgun sequence, one genomic window encodes:
- the telo2 gene encoding telomere length regulation protein TEL2 homolog, with amino-acid sequence MAFPILTNDVRLEVSQCIRSLSSSSPKQDAISALQTIHSYLDEGPLSPTTSPQRTEFRKSHFTRTLQFLVHNIQADWFHSLTAAQRSELWDSLFLRGPPEQALMVLMEGIGGLRLGSNLDHLINIMERFLQSGLMADLLWSYCLETGPSDSPQLREALLARIAALPDLIANKLRHKNKPAFLPQQYYPLLAAAMLTALERTCKALKDGTSCSLVFVSQTLGKLCAQGHSGLMLAVMCPRMSALTRTDMVWQRVCWKLLENVPQRWMESVLTGLLQAVRGPDALGRIIGNLVLTNKTAQFVITHKLLLLQYKYETRTLRVLLGYLAADKDRRLLLIQVLRSVSQAWANPSAVKHTPLEQQLYVSKTLLLCVRLLDDAELQELRSELLQCMLGGMQSHLDSNVVRVRHMGMVVGECLSSRMNINGTKLTFEYEPDEETQELLSLMTYDEPELDSEDGIIPPQEITASPSTSQNISEKAPLENDADSELDSDDELTPYDMSADKEINKVSPPRYLRDCLENMICSEEPERVELSLRVTEGLVRKNAFATKEISVQLTKVLLHMEDKYSINGFLALRQAIMVALVVTDCIPVTEYLTTEFYSLNYSLRQRLDILEVLAAAAQELSKPTPGNTDPTVATDLTPYSAKNTAAWQQIVEKRIQAKTKRISKGITKLPAQATPNRYSPVAGYFFFPLLRNYDKPQVTFDLLGNDHLVLGRLIHTLGLFMHLAVNTPIAAQMGHALLDFVWTLRYHADQVVRRGVLFAVCSVFLAMPSQNLLVDLADQLFETRSWLADVAEGDLDADCRSLAVQSLVVMDKSLKKQLKTPQVLSIDS; translated from the exons ATGGCGTTTCCTATCCTGACAAATGACGTTCGTCTGGAAGTGTCCCAGTGTATCAGGAGCCTTTCTTCCTCATCCCCTAAACAAGATGCCATCAGTGCTCTTCAAACAATCCACTCCTATTTGGATGAAGGACCACTGAGTCCAACCACTTCCCCCCAGAGGACAGAGTTCAGGAAGTCTCACTTCACTCGCACCCTTCAGTTCCTGGTACACAACATTCAGGCCGACTGGTTTCACAGCCTCACGGCTGCACAGCGCTCCGAATTATGGGATAGCCTCTTCCTCCGTGGTCCTCCTGAACAAGCTCTCATGGTACTGATGGAGGGAATCGGAGGGCTAAG GCTTGGCTCAAATCTGGACCACTTGATTAACATCATGGAGAGATTCCTTCAAAGTGGTCTAATGGCTGATCTGTTGTGGTCCTACTGCCTGGAAACTGGACCCTCTGACTCCCCGCAGCTCAGAGAGGCTCTCCTAGCGCGAATAGCGGCACTGCCGGACCTCATTGCCAATAAACTGCGTCACAAGAACAAACCCGCCTTTCTTCCTCAGCAGTACTATCCTCTACTGGCTGCGGCCATGCTCACTGCCTTGGAGCGCACATGCAAGGCACTCAAAG ATGGCACAAGCTGTTCCTTGGTATTTGTGTCTCAAACTCTTGGGAAACTATGTGCTCAGGGACATAGTG GTTTGATGCTGGCAGTGATGTGCCCTCGAATGTCCGCCCTCACGCGCACAGACATGGTGTGGCAGAGGGTTTGCTGGAAGCTTTTGGAAAACGTTCCGCAGCGATGGATGGAGAGTGTGCTCACCGGGCTGTTGCAGGCTGTTCGTGG GCCGGATGCTTTGGGTAGAATCATAGGGAATCTTGTGTTAACCAATAAAACGGCCCAATTTGTCATTACACATAAACTGCTCCTACTACAATACAAATATGAA ACTCGCACGTTGAGGGTTTTACTTGGTTACCTGGCTGCAGACAAGGACAGAAGACTGCTGTTAATCCAA gtgTTGCGGTCTGTATCCCAAGCGTGGGCCAATCCCAGCGCGGTGAAACACACACCTTTGGAGCAGCAGCTGTACGTCAGCAAGACGCTGCTGCTGTGCGTCCGTCTGCTGGATGACGCTGAGCTGCAGGAGTTACGCTCAG AGCTGCTGCAGTGCATGCTGGGAGGCATGCAGAGCCACCTGGATAGCAATGTGGTGCGTGTCAGGCACATGGGCATGGTGGTGGGGGAGTGTCTGAGCTCCCGCATGAACATTAACGGAACCAAGCTCACGTTTGAG TATGAACCGGATGAGGAAACTCAAGAACTTCTTTCTCTTATGACTTATGACGAACCAGAGCTTGACTCTGAAGATGG GATCATCCCTCCTCAAGAGATCACAGCAAGCCCATCCACATCACAAAATATATCAGAAAAGGCGCCATTGGAAAATGATGCAGATTCTGAACTAGATAG CGATGACGAGCTGACCCCTTACGACATGTCGGCGGATAAGGAAATTAATAAAGTCTCGCCACCTCGCTACTTGCGAGACTGTCTGGAAA ACATGATTTGCTCTGAGGAGCCGGAGCGCGTGGAGCTCAGCTTGCGGGTCACTGAGGGTCTGGTGAGAAAGAACGCCTTTGCAACCAAAGAG ATCAGTGTCCAGCTAACCAAAGTCCTCCTCCACATGGAGGATAAATATAGCATAAATGGCTTTCTGGCGCTTAGACAGGCTATCATGGTGGCGCTCGTAGTCACTGACTGCATCCCG GTGACCGAGTACCTcactacagagttttactccttAAACTACAGCCTTCGACAGCGACTGGACATCTTGGAG GTTCTTGCTGCAGCAGCTCAGGAGCTCTCTAAGCCAACCCCAGGCAACACCGATCCAACCGTAGCCACAGATTTGACTCCATATTCGGCTAAGAACACTGCGGCCTGGCAGCAGATTGTTGAGAAGCGCATTCAAGCAAAGACCAAGCGTATCAGTAAG GGAATCACCAAGCTTCCAGCTCAGGCCACACCCAACCGCTATTCACCGGTGGCTGGATATTTCTTTTTCCCTCTCCTCAGGAATTATGACAA GCCTCAGGTTACCTTTGACCTATTGGGGAATGACCACCTAGTATTGGGCAGGCTGATCCACACTTTGGGGCTCTTTATGCATCTGGCAGTGAACACTCCA ATAGCTGCACAAATGGGTCATGCCCTGCTAGATTTTGTGTGGACGTTACGCTACCATGCTGACCA GGTGGTAAGACGAGGCGTTCTCTTTGCTGTATGCTCCGTTTTTCTGGCCATGCCCAGTCAAAACCTTCTGGTGGACCTTGCAGATCAGCTATTTGAGACCAGATCTTGGCTGGCAG ATGTGGCTGAGGGGGATCTGGATGCAGACTGCAGGAGTTTGGCTGTGCAGAGTTTGGTAGTGATGGATAAGAGCTTGAAGAAACAGTTGAAAACCCCACAAGTCCTCAGCATTGACTCTTGA